From Burkholderia sp. WP9, a single genomic window includes:
- a CDS encoding helix-turn-helix domain-containing protein, protein MRTYNHPAAEDFTLGRLFHALSDPVRLEIVRRLSSVEEATCGDLDGGRPKSSVSHHFRILREAGLVRTRVAGTVHQNSLRRAELDSRFPGLMEAILRQIVAEPALSEPA, encoded by the coding sequence ATGCGCACTTATAACCATCCCGCCGCTGAGGACTTCACGCTCGGACGGCTGTTTCATGCCTTGAGCGATCCGGTTCGCCTGGAGATCGTCCGCCGGTTGTCGTCGGTCGAAGAAGCTACCTGCGGCGATCTCGACGGGGGCCGCCCCAAATCGAGCGTGTCCCATCACTTCCGGATCCTGCGTGAGGCCGGTCTGGTGCGCACACGCGTGGCCGGCACCGTGCATCAGAATTCGCTGCGGCGCGCGGAACTGGACAGCCGGTTTCCGGGCTTGATGGAGGCGATTCTCCGGCAGATCGTCGCGGAGCCGGCGTTGAGCGAGCCGGCTTGA
- a CDS encoding NADH:flavin oxidoreductase/NADH oxidase, with product MSALFQPYKLKDVSLRNRIAIPPMCQYTAEDGLINDWHRVHLAGLARGGAGLVIVEATAVSPEGRITPGCAGIWTDEQAQAFAPVVASIKAAGSVPGIQIGHAGRKASANRPWEGDDHIADDDSRGWQTIAPSAIAFGGNLPKVPKAMTLDDIARVREDFVAAARRARDAGFEWLELHFAHGYLGQSFFSTHSNQRDDAYGGSLDNRSRFLLETLAAVRKVWPEHLPLTARFGVIEYDGRDEQTLAESIELAKNFKREGLDMLSVSVGFSTPKAAIPWAPAFLAPIAERVRREAGIPVSSAWGIDTPELADRSVKNGQLDLVMVGRAHLADPHWPYHAAKKLGIERASWTLPAPYAHWLERYAVA from the coding sequence ATGTCCGCATTGTTTCAGCCGTACAAGCTCAAAGACGTTTCCCTGCGCAACCGGATCGCCATTCCGCCAATGTGCCAGTACACGGCCGAGGACGGCCTGATCAACGACTGGCACCGCGTCCACCTGGCCGGTCTTGCGCGCGGCGGCGCCGGGCTGGTGATCGTCGAGGCGACGGCCGTGTCGCCTGAAGGCCGCATCACGCCGGGCTGCGCCGGTATCTGGACTGACGAGCAGGCACAGGCTTTCGCGCCGGTGGTCGCGTCGATCAAGGCGGCGGGTTCGGTGCCGGGCATCCAGATCGGCCACGCGGGCCGCAAAGCCAGCGCCAATCGTCCGTGGGAAGGCGACGATCACATCGCCGACGATGACAGCCGCGGCTGGCAAACCATCGCACCGTCGGCAATCGCGTTCGGCGGCAATTTGCCCAAGGTGCCGAAGGCCATGACGCTCGATGACATTGCGCGCGTTCGCGAGGATTTCGTCGCCGCCGCGAGGCGGGCGCGTGACGCGGGCTTCGAGTGGCTCGAACTGCATTTTGCGCACGGCTATCTCGGCCAGAGCTTTTTCTCGACCCACTCGAATCAGCGTGACGACGCTTACGGCGGCAGTCTCGACAACCGCAGCCGCTTCCTGCTGGAAACGCTGGCGGCGGTGCGCAAGGTGTGGCCGGAGCATCTGCCGTTGACGGCGCGTTTCGGCGTGATCGAGTACGACGGCCGCGACGAGCAGACTCTCGCCGAGTCCATCGAACTCGCGAAGAATTTTAAGCGCGAAGGGCTGGACATGCTCAGCGTCAGCGTGGGCTTCTCCACGCCGAAAGCGGCGATTCCGTGGGCGCCGGCGTTTCTCGCGCCGATCGCGGAACGTGTGCGCCGCGAAGCGGGCATCCCGGTTTCGTCGGCATGGGGCATCGATACGCCGGAACTGGCGGACCGTTCGGTGAAGAACGGGCAACTGGATCTGGTGATGGTCGGCCGCGCGCATCTGGCCGATCCGCACTGGCCGTACCATGCGGCGAAGAAGCTAGGTATCGAGCGAGCGTCGTGGACGCTGCCGGCGCCTTACGCGCATTGGCTCGAACGCTACGCTGTCGCCTGA
- a CDS encoding MerR family transcriptional regulator gives MVTSSDEQTTGQQGYRSGEAARLAKMPVTTLRIWERRYGVVGPAKTASGQRLYSEDDVRRLSLIKLLVSRGHAIGAIARLDREQLQFLAARSGRESGGATDMPFAESADLRLALVGGNLAQRLEASGVDLRPYGVNELVTFADLDLASAGTTSERREPIDALLVSVDSLQEEVASQIIALGDAVRAKAIAVVYGFGTGPAAEILRVAGVRLYREPDSRTEFRQMLGDLCERTRIQERTGDDAVWARVRRRYDDRELEAIASRSSTISCECPRHLAELVMKLSAFERYSDACTSRSAQDAALHRYLGDVSNRACAMVEAALERVAREEGWFAGAQPPQAVQD, from the coding sequence ATGGTGACTTCATCCGACGAGCAAACCACAGGTCAACAGGGTTACAGAAGCGGCGAAGCGGCGCGTTTGGCAAAAATGCCGGTCACGACGTTGCGGATCTGGGAGCGTCGTTACGGCGTGGTTGGACCGGCCAAAACCGCGTCAGGCCAGCGTCTGTACTCGGAAGACGACGTCAGGCGACTCAGCCTGATCAAACTGCTGGTGAGTCGCGGCCACGCGATCGGCGCGATCGCGCGGCTCGATCGCGAGCAACTGCAGTTTCTGGCCGCGCGCAGCGGGCGTGAAAGCGGCGGCGCGACCGACATGCCGTTCGCCGAGTCCGCCGATCTCCGGCTGGCTCTCGTGGGCGGCAACCTCGCGCAGCGACTGGAAGCATCGGGTGTCGATTTGCGGCCTTACGGCGTGAACGAACTCGTCACTTTCGCCGACCTCGATCTCGCCAGCGCCGGTACGACCAGTGAGCGCCGCGAGCCGATCGACGCACTGCTCGTCAGCGTCGATTCATTGCAGGAGGAAGTCGCGTCGCAGATCATCGCGCTCGGCGACGCGGTCCGCGCGAAAGCGATCGCGGTCGTCTACGGCTTCGGCACCGGCCCGGCGGCGGAGATTTTGCGTGTGGCGGGCGTGCGTCTCTATCGCGAGCCCGACAGCCGGACGGAATTCCGTCAGATGCTCGGGGACCTCTGCGAACGAACCCGCATTCAGGAGCGCACCGGCGACGACGCCGTATGGGCGCGCGTGCGCCGTCGCTACGACGACCGCGAACTGGAAGCCATTGCCAGCCGTTCTTCGACGATTTCGTGCGAATGTCCGCGCCACCTTGCAGAACTGGTCATGAAACTGTCGGCGTTCGAGCGCTACAGCGACGCGTGTACGTCGCGCTCGGCGCAGGACGCCGCGTTGCACCGCTATCTGGGCGACGTCAGCAACCGGGCTTGCGCGATGGTTGAAGCGGCGCTCGAGCGAGTGGCGCGGGAAGAAGGCTGGTTTGCCGGCGCGCAGCCGCCGCAAGCCGTTCAGGACTAG
- a CDS encoding sigma-70 family RNA polymerase sigma factor, with protein MSHDASTDATFSAPALDEKSAHLAALLERVSRRDARAFETLYRTSAPSLFGLAVRVTRTSESAEEVLQDGFIKIWRFAGSYDPGKASPSTWMSSIVKNQALDYLRRNPYGGVYVEELDERIAAGEAEPDLSHEFSLDAERLSSYLGRLTPVQRQAIALAYFRGQSQSEIAHTLDAPIGTVKTWISRGLESLRSMAEARHAPHRGGIY; from the coding sequence ATGTCACATGATGCTTCGACGGACGCGACCTTCAGCGCGCCCGCACTGGACGAAAAGAGCGCGCATCTCGCGGCGCTCCTCGAGCGTGTTTCACGGCGCGACGCGAGAGCGTTCGAGACGCTTTACCGGACGTCCGCGCCGTCGCTTTTCGGCCTCGCCGTGCGCGTGACCCGCACCAGCGAATCCGCGGAAGAAGTGCTGCAGGACGGCTTCATCAAGATCTGGCGCTTCGCCGGCTCGTACGATCCCGGCAAGGCCTCGCCGTCTACCTGGATGTCGAGCATCGTGAAGAACCAGGCGCTCGATTACTTGCGGCGCAATCCCTACGGGGGTGTGTACGTCGAAGAACTGGACGAACGCATTGCCGCGGGCGAGGCCGAGCCGGACCTCTCGCACGAGTTTTCGCTCGACGCCGAGCGCCTGTCGTCCTACCTGGGCCGATTGACGCCGGTTCAGCGCCAGGCGATTGCGCTCGCCTATTTTCGCGGGCAGTCGCAATCGGAAATCGCGCATACGCTGGACGCGCCGATCGGTACGGTCAAAACCTGGATCAGCCGCGGGCTGGAGTCGCTGCGCAGCATGGCCGAGGCTCGCCACGCGCCGCATCGCGGCGGCATCTACTGA
- a CDS encoding dihydrofolate reductase family protein: protein MKPYIVAHMMSSLDGRSLTDGWHLDYASDLYENTAATFEADGWICGRVTMQEISHGEDYPKGLTRGPVPRTDHFVERKADQYAISIDPQGRVAWKSNTALKSHVIEVLTEQVADDYLAYLQSIGVSYVFGGESELDLDAVVQTLARELGVKKLIVEGGSHVSGAFVNAGLVDEVSVLILPLVDGRSEHPSSFEVAMQKWQAPAYLKLTSVEKTEHDAVWLRYTKA from the coding sequence ATGAAACCCTATATCGTCGCGCACATGATGTCCTCGCTCGACGGCCGCAGTTTGACCGACGGCTGGCATCTCGACTATGCGTCCGACCTGTACGAAAACACCGCCGCCACTTTCGAAGCCGACGGTTGGATTTGCGGGCGAGTGACCATGCAGGAAATTTCGCACGGCGAGGACTATCCGAAGGGGCTCACCAGGGGCCCGGTGCCGCGCACCGATCACTTTGTGGAGCGCAAAGCGGATCAATACGCGATTTCAATCGATCCGCAGGGGCGCGTGGCGTGGAAGAGCAACACCGCGCTCAAGTCGCACGTGATCGAAGTACTGACCGAGCAGGTCGCCGACGACTACCTCGCTTACCTGCAATCGATCGGCGTCTCATACGTTTTCGGTGGCGAGTCCGAGCTCGATCTCGACGCGGTGGTGCAGACACTGGCGCGCGAACTCGGGGTCAAAAAGCTGATCGTGGAGGGCGGCTCGCACGTGAGCGGGGCATTCGTGAACGCGGGTCTGGTCGACGAAGTGAGCGTGTTGATTCTGCCGCTGGTGGACGGCCGCAGCGAACATCCTTCTTCGTTCGAAGTGGCGATGCAGAAGTGGCAAGCGCCCGCCTATCTGAAACTCACGTCCGTTGAAAAGACGGAACACGACGCTGTCTGGTTGCGCTATACGAAAGCCTGA
- a CDS encoding DUF4410 domain-containing protein, with the protein MLTSVKFLKRNATRFACMAMVCCGALLTGCASGSIDHASETSTPVHVRPDNIYVYTFDASPGQVKLDGGMMQKVKTQLEGSSAAQKQAADAAAVREQVANEIVHQLQSMGLRAIRSDVPAPADQNVLLVQGSFDTIDSGNRRRRMLIGLGAGKSEVTSSVQILYKPAGGAPRLVQTFNASADSGKAPGMVETAGVGAAAGSVATSAAAGGGLHAVTETQRAGVSADAKRLADAVAKQIGEIGVSGGWLSTAHAQG; encoded by the coding sequence ATGTTGACTTCAGTGAAATTCCTCAAAAGAAATGCCACCCGTTTTGCCTGCATGGCGATGGTCTGCTGCGGCGCTCTGCTGACCGGCTGCGCGAGCGGCAGCATCGACCATGCAAGCGAGACGAGCACGCCGGTCCATGTGCGGCCGGACAACATTTATGTCTACACTTTCGACGCCAGCCCCGGCCAGGTGAAACTGGATGGCGGCATGATGCAGAAAGTGAAGACTCAACTCGAAGGTTCGTCCGCTGCGCAAAAGCAGGCCGCCGACGCCGCCGCAGTCCGCGAGCAGGTCGCCAACGAAATCGTGCATCAATTGCAATCGATGGGTCTGCGTGCGATCCGCTCCGACGTTCCCGCGCCAGCCGATCAGAACGTGCTGCTTGTGCAAGGCAGCTTTGATACGATCGACTCGGGCAACCGTCGCCGCCGCATGCTGATCGGCCTCGGCGCGGGCAAGAGCGAAGTGACGAGTTCGGTGCAGATTCTGTATAAGCCCGCGGGCGGTGCGCCGCGACTGGTGCAAACCTTCAATGCCAGCGCGGACAGCGGCAAGGCGCCGGGCATGGTGGAGACGGCGGGTGTGGGTGCGGCGGCCGGCAGTGTAGCGACTTCGGCGGCGGCGGGTGGCGGCTTGCATGCCGTAACCGAAACCCAACGCGCCGGTGTGTCGGCGGACGCGAAGCGCCTCGCGGACGCCGTCGCCAAACAGATCGGTGAGATTGGCGTGAGCGGCGGCTGGCTCTCGACCGCACACGCGCAAGGCTGA
- a CDS encoding phasin family protein, with the protein MDRPDAANPFGDFTKMLEQFKLPGFDVPAIMEARRKDMEALVQANQTAFQGMQSLAQKQADMLRTTLSELQSLTGQLSAGGAAPSGKAAELIQQSLHKSLADMQQLAQAAYQTQAESYAVIAKRVEENVEELKSLLQQHKK; encoded by the coding sequence ATGGACCGACCTGACGCCGCCAATCCGTTTGGCGATTTCACCAAAATGCTGGAGCAGTTCAAGCTCCCCGGCTTCGACGTACCCGCCATCATGGAAGCGCGACGCAAGGACATGGAAGCACTGGTTCAGGCGAATCAGACGGCTTTCCAGGGGATGCAGTCGCTCGCGCAGAAGCAGGCTGATATGTTGCGCACGACCCTGAGCGAATTGCAGTCGCTGACGGGCCAGTTATCGGCCGGCGGCGCCGCGCCTTCGGGCAAGGCGGCCGAGTTGATCCAGCAGAGCCTGCACAAGTCGCTTGCCGATATGCAACAACTGGCGCAAGCGGCCTATCAGACGCAAGCCGAGTCGTATGCGGTGATCGCAAAACGCGTAGAAGAGAATGTCGAGGAGCTTAAGTCGCTCCTGCAGCAGCACAAAAAGTAG
- a CDS encoding DUF2844 domain-containing protein, whose protein sequence is MLYSRIVRAMLGASCALSFAAHATLGQNVSTVDSDQSRLRAVAHTATTQSAYSVHLMTLPSGTLVREYVAPNGIVFGVAWEGPTLPDLKSMLGTSFDAYVAATATRRGTPLALSSGDLVVYSGGHLRAFAGHAYLPPAVPAGVDVGVIQ, encoded by the coding sequence ATGCTCTATTCCCGCATTGTTCGCGCAATGCTCGGGGCAAGCTGCGCGCTGTCGTTTGCCGCGCACGCGACGCTCGGGCAGAACGTAAGCACTGTCGACAGCGATCAATCCCGCTTGCGCGCAGTGGCTCACACGGCGACTACGCAAAGCGCGTATTCGGTCCATCTGATGACGCTGCCGTCCGGCACGCTGGTGCGCGAGTACGTCGCGCCCAACGGCATCGTGTTCGGTGTCGCATGGGAAGGCCCCACGTTGCCGGATTTGAAATCCATGCTGGGGACGTCGTTCGACGCCTACGTCGCCGCCACCGCGACGCGTCGCGGCACGCCACTCGCTCTCTCCAGCGGCGATCTGGTGGTCTACTCCGGCGGGCATCTTCGCGCGTTCGCCGGCCACGCGTATTTGCCGCCAGCGGTGCCTGCGGGCGTCGATGTCGGCGTCATTCAATAA
- a CDS encoding DUF3443 domain-containing protein, producing MRHMSSFRILLCAALLALLVSACGGGSSSTASSSSSNSAGPTVINTAPSSQVLAANAVRVTVDSGVSDVPNMPFVSITICAPGTAQCQTIDHILVDTGSWGVRIFASQLPATMTLPQQRDAAGNQVAECMQFFDGYTWGAVKLADLQIAGEKAASLPIQVIDPNYASLPADCASVGASRNTPAALQANGILGIGVFKHDCGANCVQQALAGTYYGCSGTTCTSIPLAEELQVANPIPYFATDNNGSMLSLPTVSGAAQSVTGQLVFGIGTQTNNTLGGAQVIGVSPSNGTFTTVQNGTTYSRSILDSGSTGLFFQTSSLPVCASPNNSYYCPVSTAQMSAMIQGVNGTTSAVNFSVGNATTIAQTYSGDSALPLLAGPAFVQSTIFDWGLPFFYGRNVYAAVEQQATPGGTGPYVAY from the coding sequence ATGCGTCATATGTCTTCCTTCAGGATCCTGCTGTGCGCGGCGCTGCTTGCACTGCTCGTCAGTGCTTGCGGCGGCGGGTCCAGCAGCACGGCCAGTTCCAGCAGTTCGAATTCGGCCGGCCCCACCGTGATCAACACCGCGCCGTCGTCGCAAGTGCTGGCCGCGAACGCGGTGCGCGTGACGGTCGACTCCGGCGTGAGTGACGTGCCGAACATGCCGTTCGTCAGCATCACGATTTGTGCGCCGGGTACGGCTCAATGCCAAACCATCGACCACATACTGGTCGATACCGGGTCGTGGGGCGTGCGCATCTTTGCTTCCCAGTTGCCCGCGACAATGACCCTGCCGCAACAGAGGGACGCCGCGGGCAATCAGGTCGCCGAATGCATGCAGTTCTTCGACGGTTACACGTGGGGCGCGGTGAAGCTCGCTGATCTGCAGATTGCCGGTGAAAAAGCCGCCTCGCTGCCGATCCAGGTGATCGACCCGAACTACGCTTCACTGCCGGCCGATTGCGCGAGCGTCGGCGCATCGCGCAACACGCCGGCCGCGTTGCAGGCCAACGGCATTCTCGGCATCGGCGTGTTCAAGCACGACTGCGGCGCGAACTGCGTGCAGCAGGCGCTGGCCGGCACGTATTACGGCTGCAGCGGCACGACATGCACGTCGATTCCGCTTGCCGAAGAACTCCAGGTCGCCAATCCGATTCCGTACTTCGCCACCGACAACAACGGTTCGATGCTGAGCCTGCCGACGGTATCGGGTGCCGCGCAGTCGGTCACGGGGCAACTGGTGTTCGGCATCGGCACGCAGACCAACAATACGCTGGGCGGCGCGCAAGTGATCGGCGTGAGTCCGTCGAACGGCACCTTTACCACCGTGCAGAACGGCACGACCTATTCGCGCAGCATTCTGGACAGCGGTTCGACCGGGCTGTTCTTTCAGACCAGCTCTTTGCCGGTATGCGCGAGCCCGAATAATTCGTACTACTGCCCGGTGTCGACCGCGCAGATGAGCGCGATGATCCAGGGGGTGAACGGGACCACGAGTGCGGTGAATTTCAGCGTCGGCAACGCTACGACGATTGCACAGACCTATAGCGGCGATTCGGCGCTGCCGCTGCTGGCGGGACCGGCGTTCGTCCAGTCCACGATCTTCGATTGGGGTTTGCCGTTCTTCTACGGTCGCAATGTGTATGCCGCCGTCGAGCAGCAGGCGACACCTGGCGGTACGGGGCCTTACGTCGCGTATTGA
- a CDS encoding adhesin, which produces MSTEFSLDRFESQIQSRDYDAAHEEFCALLKTLCEKRGTLGGERFARSSPNSPGDEASQRTLQRIADGFTALFSAPEYTLAADKMNILFWGRPWINMIFAVSSYGSTDHIVRTLLDAAHDNNDNNATRDVLTRKQLVLYTSGSQYDIDFADLHRCDPVLATSLGVSIVSAAVHISPAAHEKRERLLGWLPGALESIEDLDDLPTAAVCGAYMHCSYSSSPDRHAIKRSINKLVRKKLETLGLLDHEANVARTPAKRHDKNRKPVMLVVLEWFTGGHSIYRTHSRTMLAAREHFEVVAFGEAQHVDETGRAIFDRFVEFEHPEYIGDCIRQIQAFAAREQPDVLYMPSVGMFSHTIFLSNLRVAPLQIAGLGHPATMHAAHMDYVSVEEDFVGDPACFSEKMMRLPKDGQPYVPSKLLTEIVPSIPARGDIVNIGVTASAMKINPHFLETCKAIVHTARVPVKFHFMTCWSESIDLAYVRKSIHATLPQSSVDVYGSLDYPTYLKVLNTMDMFVSPFPFGNTNGIVDSFTMGLPGVNLCGREVFEHIDSGLFGRAGLPSWLTGHSTDEYVRAAARLAEQHDEREALRRRLIDGKAVERIFAGRPEAFGEAVLAVLNSLDKT; this is translated from the coding sequence ATGAGCACAGAATTCTCCCTCGATCGATTCGAATCCCAGATCCAGTCCCGTGACTACGATGCCGCGCACGAGGAGTTCTGCGCGCTGCTCAAAACGCTCTGCGAAAAGCGCGGCACGCTCGGCGGCGAACGCTTTGCCCGCAGCAGTCCGAACTCGCCCGGCGACGAAGCGTCGCAGCGCACCTTGCAGCGCATCGCCGATGGATTCACCGCGCTGTTTTCGGCGCCCGAGTACACGCTCGCCGCGGATAAGATGAACATCCTGTTTTGGGGGCGGCCATGGATCAACATGATCTTCGCCGTGTCGTCGTATGGATCGACCGATCACATCGTCCGCACGCTGCTCGACGCCGCGCACGACAACAACGACAACAACGCCACGCGCGACGTATTGACCCGCAAGCAACTGGTGCTCTACACGTCGGGCTCGCAATACGATATCGATTTCGCGGATCTTCATCGATGCGACCCGGTGCTCGCGACCAGCCTCGGCGTTTCTATCGTCAGCGCGGCCGTGCACATCTCGCCCGCCGCGCACGAAAAACGCGAGAGGCTGCTCGGCTGGTTGCCGGGCGCGCTGGAGAGTATCGAAGACCTCGACGACTTGCCGACCGCCGCCGTGTGCGGCGCTTACATGCATTGCAGCTATTCCAGCTCGCCCGATCGGCACGCGATCAAGCGCAGCATCAACAAGCTGGTTCGCAAAAAACTGGAGACACTCGGCCTGCTGGACCATGAAGCCAACGTCGCACGCACGCCGGCCAAACGGCACGATAAGAACCGCAAGCCGGTGATGCTGGTGGTTCTCGAATGGTTCACGGGCGGCCACTCGATCTACCGCACCCATTCACGCACAATGCTCGCCGCGCGCGAGCATTTCGAAGTCGTCGCGTTCGGCGAGGCGCAGCATGTGGACGAAACAGGGCGCGCGATTTTCGATCGCTTCGTCGAATTCGAGCATCCGGAATACATCGGCGACTGTATCCGCCAGATCCAGGCATTCGCCGCGCGCGAGCAACCGGACGTGCTCTATATGCCGAGTGTCGGCATGTTCTCGCACACGATCTTTCTGTCGAACCTGCGCGTCGCGCCACTGCAGATCGCGGGTCTCGGTCATCCGGCAACGATGCACGCGGCGCATATGGACTACGTGAGCGTCGAAGAAGATTTCGTCGGCGACCCGGCGTGCTTCAGCGAAAAAATGATGCGTTTGCCGAAGGATGGCCAACCGTACGTGCCGTCGAAACTGCTCACCGAAATCGTGCCGTCAATTCCGGCGCGAGGCGACATCGTCAACATCGGGGTGACGGCCAGTGCGATGAAGATCAATCCGCACTTTCTCGAGACCTGCAAGGCGATCGTTCACACCGCTCGTGTGCCGGTCAAATTCCATTTCATGACATGCTGGAGCGAAAGCATCGATCTGGCGTACGTCAGAAAGTCGATTCACGCGACGCTGCCGCAATCGAGCGTGGACGTGTACGGTTCGCTCGACTACCCGACGTATCTGAAAGTCCTCAACACGATGGACATGTTCGTGAGCCCGTTCCCATTCGGCAACACCAACGGCATCGTCGATTCGTTCACCATGGGCCTGCCCGGTGTCAATCTGTGCGGGCGCGAAGTATTCGAGCATATCGACAGCGGCCTGTTCGGGCGCGCCGGCTTGCCGTCGTGGCTGACCGGTCACTCGACCGACGAGTACGTGCGCGCCGCCGCACGGCTCGCCGAGCAGCACGATGAGCGCGAGGCGCTGCGTCGGCGCCTGATCGACGGGAAAGCCGTCGAACGTATCTTCGCGGGGCGTCCCGAGGCGTTCGGCGAGGCCGTGTTGGCGGTGCTCAACAGTCTCGACAAGACGTAA
- a CDS encoding putative zinc-binding metallopeptidase encodes MKTFHCNHCSHLVFYENVRCERCESLLGYVPELAEISAFEDAGDGRWRSLHPGADGALFRQCHNYAVENVCNWMIPADSPDGLCRACQLTLTIPNLSAPDNRLYWYRLEMAKRRLLYTLAELGLDVKSRQADPEHGLAFEFLEDGGDGSRVMTGHDNGLITLNIAEADDAYREKVRTAMGEPYRTLLGHFRHETGHYYFSQLVENNPRWLEPFRKLFGDESIDYGEALNAYYRDGAPADWQASFISAYATMHPWEDWAETWAHYMLIVDVLDTSTSYGVALLPDDPSEPTLTDRTPVEDASFENLMKRWFPLTYALNSLNRSLGMPDGYPFTLAAPVVEKLRFVHRVIGAAGDKSVPREAATPPGQAVASQAPAQPVEAPPPQLEPVASEPPLQPEPAAVQTTPAKRATRRR; translated from the coding sequence ATGAAAACCTTCCACTGCAATCACTGCTCGCACCTCGTGTTCTATGAAAACGTGCGTTGCGAACGTTGCGAGTCATTGCTCGGCTATGTACCTGAACTGGCGGAAATCAGCGCGTTCGAAGACGCCGGCGATGGACGCTGGCGCAGCCTGCATCCGGGCGCCGACGGTGCGCTGTTCCGCCAATGCCACAACTACGCCGTCGAAAACGTCTGTAACTGGATGATCCCCGCCGACTCGCCGGACGGGCTGTGCCGCGCCTGCCAGTTGACCTTGACGATTCCGAATCTGAGCGCGCCGGACAATCGGCTCTACTGGTATCGGCTTGAAATGGCCAAACGTCGCCTGCTGTACACACTGGCCGAACTCGGTCTCGACGTGAAGTCGCGCCAGGCCGACCCGGAACATGGCCTCGCCTTCGAATTCCTCGAAGACGGCGGCGACGGTTCGCGCGTCATGACCGGCCATGATAACGGCCTGATCACGCTGAACATCGCCGAAGCCGACGACGCCTACCGCGAGAAAGTCCGCACCGCGATGGGCGAGCCGTACCGGACCTTGCTCGGCCACTTCCGGCACGAGACCGGGCACTACTACTTCAGCCAGCTCGTCGAGAACAACCCGCGCTGGCTCGAACCGTTCCGCAAACTGTTCGGCGACGAAAGCATCGACTATGGCGAGGCGTTGAACGCCTACTATCGGGACGGCGCGCCGGCCGACTGGCAGGCGTCGTTTATTAGCGCGTATGCCACGATGCATCCTTGGGAAGATTGGGCCGAGACGTGGGCGCATTACATGCTGATCGTCGACGTGCTGGATACGTCGACCTCGTACGGCGTTGCGCTGCTGCCCGACGATCCGAGCGAGCCGACGCTGACCGATCGCACGCCGGTGGAAGACGCCAGCTTCGAGAATCTGATGAAGCGCTGGTTTCCGCTCACCTATGCACTGAACAGCCTGAACCGGAGTCTTGGCATGCCGGACGGTTATCCGTTCACGCTCGCCGCGCCGGTGGTGGAGAAGCTGCGCTTCGTGCATCGCGTGATCGGGGCGGCCGGCGACAAATCCGTGCCGCGCGAAGCGGCAACGCCGCCGGGGCAGGCCGTAGCTTCGCAAGCGCCGGCACAACCGGTGGAGGCCCCGCCGCCGCAGTTGGAACCCGTGGCATCCGAGCCACCGTTGCAGCCGGAGCCCGCCGCCGTCCAAACAACCCCGGCAAAGCGGGCCACGCGGCGGCGCTAG